In Brienomyrus brachyistius isolate T26 unplaced genomic scaffold, BBRACH_0.4 scaffold41, whole genome shotgun sequence, a single genomic region encodes these proteins:
- the LOC125722693 gene encoding kelch-like protein 10 yields MSPAFEVFNKLRLAGQLCDVVLIADGVQFNAHRVILCGCSSYFQALFTTGWSDSGKREYQLPGISPETLRQVIEYAYTYSVVITSDNVENLLAAADYLSVLGIVQRCCDFLHEHLCLDNCVGLVKIGDVYCLKELHQSALKFLLKNFKEVAINSNEFLELTLEELCDIMERDELNVREEDVVFHAILRWIEHEPATREAHISVLLPKVRMARMDPEYFMKIVKKNDLVKANAACRRIISDVMKVIYDLDDESPLSDFENPLIRPRLPSDVLLAVGGWNMGTTNCIDAYDTRADRWVDITQEEQSNLAGHGMVYHNGFVYCIGGFDGQHFINSVRRYDPITREWQQMAPMHWHRCNVSVVVLDGFIYAMGGHIVFRPLNKVERYNPVTNEWTQIEPMNERRSDASATTLNGKIYICGGHSGTESLSTVECFDPLTNEWSLITPMSTPRHSLGVTAYKGKIYAVGGINRSDHLQTMEVYDPTTNRWHAVAPMSTPRSEFGIAVVDDLLFVMGGHDGFRVTNKVECYDAGTGSWFRAQDMSRARKHFSCCVVPAHPRIIKYASPR; encoded by the exons atgtccccggctttcgaagtgttcaacaagcttcggctcgcaggacagctttgtgacgtggtcctcatcgcagacggtgttcagttcaacgcccatagagtgattctgtgtggctgtagctcctacttcca ggctctgttcaccACCGGCTGGAGtgattcaggaaagcgggagtaccaactcccaggcatttcccctgAAACATTGAGGCAGGTCATCGAGTAcgcctacacgtactctgtggtcatcacatctgacaatgtggagaacctcctggcagctgctgattatctcagtgtcctgggcatcgtgcagcgctgctgtgaCTTCCTGCATGAGCATCTCTGCCTTGACAACTGTGTTGGGCTTGTCAAAATCGGAGATGTCTACTGCCTCAaggagctgcaccagtctgcattgaAATTCCTCCTGaagaacttcaaggaggttgccatcaacTCAAACGAGTTCCTAGAACTCACGCTCGAAGAACTTTGTGACATCATGGAGCGGGATGAActgaatgtcagagaagaggatgtggtgtttcacgccatcctccggtggatcgagcacgagcctgccacccgagaggcccacatttcagttctgttgcccaag gttcgcatggctcgtatggatccagaatatttcatgaagatcgtcaaaaaaaacgatctagtgaaggccaatgcggcgtgcaggcGAATTATCAGTGATGTCATGAAGGTCATCTATGATCTTGATGATGAAAGTCCACTCTCTGACTTTGAGAACCCGCTGATCCGCCCACGCTTGCCCTCTGACGTTTTGCTGGCTGTCGGTGGATGGAACATGGGCACTACTAACTGCATTGATGCGTATGACACacgggccgaccgctgggtggatatcacgcaggaggagcagagcaaCTTAGCTGGTCATGGCATGGTGTACCATAATGgatttgtgtactgcattggGGGGTTTGATGGCCAACACTTCATTAATTCCGTGCGCAGATATGACCCGATAACACGAGAATGGCAGCAGATGGCCCCCATGCACTGGCATCGCTGTAATGTTAGTGTGGTTGTGCTCGATGGGTTCATCTACGCCATGGGTGGCCATATTGTTTTCAGGCCCCTCAATAAAGTTGAGCGGTACAACCCAGTAACCAACGAATGGACCCAGATCGAGCCCATGAATGAGAGGAGAAgcgatgccagtgccaccaccctgaatggcaag ATATACATCTGTGGGGGCCACAGTGGAACAGAGAGCCTTTCTACAGTGGAGTGCTTTGACCCACTCACTAACGAATGGAGCTTGATCACTCCAATGAGCACTCCCCGTCACAGCCTTGGAGTCACGGCGTATAAAGGGAAgatctatgcg gtgggcggtatcaacaggtctgatcacctgcagaccatggaggtctatgaccctaccacaaaccgctggcatgctgtggcccccatgtcTACACCACGCAGTGAatttggcatcgcagtggtggacgaccTCCTGTTTGTGATGGGCGGCCACGATGGGTTTAGGGTAACAAACAAGGTGGAGTGTTAtgatgcggggacaggcagctggtttcgtgcgcaggacatgagcagagccagaaaacacttcagctgctgcgtagtgcctgcgcacccccgcatcaTAAAATACGCTTCACCTCGTTAG
- the LOC125722684 gene encoding serine/threonine-protein kinase pim-3-like, producing the protein MATKRPHSDTLDESPSKKRRKSQEAQTSEAQTAEAPRRDTQELGFKMPRKVYLSNVVEPLEELYLKGKLLGQGGFGAVYAGSRKSDGLPVAIKYARKGGMQIEMLGVDEPVPMEVAIMTLVSLPAPCKNIIKLIDWFIGVNDYILILERPDPCLDLHEFCKSKGGFLTEEVAKHVLLQVLRALRHCQDSNVLHRDLKPENLLVNTETLEVTLIDFGCGDVWMDDAYREFAGTNAYAPPEWFRKRKYRAGPATVWSVGVTLFELVCGYLPFRRKRALVYGHYKFPPWVSPKD; encoded by the exons ATGGCCACCAAACGACCCCACTCCGATACTCTCGACGAATCTCCGTCGAAGAAAAGGAGAAAGAGTCAGGAAGCACAGACTAGCGAAGCGCAGACTGCCGAAGCGCCTCGCCGTGACACCCAAGAACTGGGATTCAAAATGCCCCGCAAAG TGTACCTGTCTAATGTTGTAGAACCTTTGGAGGAGCTTTATCTCAAGGGGAAGCTCCTCGGACAGGGAGGTTTTGGAGCTGTCTATGCCGGAAGTCGGAAGAGCGATGGCCTCCCA gTGGCCATAAAGTATGCCAGAAAGGGTGGCATGCAGATAGAAATG CTTGGAGTTGACGAGCCCGTCCCCATGGAGGTGGCCATAATGACCCTCGTCAGCCTTCCGGCACCCTGCAAAAATATCATTAAGCTCATTGACTGGTTTATTGGGGTCAATGACTATATCCTGATTTTGGAAAGGCCGGACCCATGCCTGGATCTCCATGAATTTTGCAAAAGCAAAGGAGGATTCCTCACTGAAGAAGTGGCAAAGCATGTGCTGCTGCAGGTTCTCCGCGCTTTGCGTCACTGCCAGGACTCTAACGTCCTAcatcgtgacctgaagccggagaACCTCCTAGTCAATACAGAAACTCTAGAGGTCACACTGATCGACTTTGGATGTGGAGATGTATGGATGGACGATGCCTACAGGGAATTTGCAG GGACAAATGCCTATGCTcccccagagtggttccggaaACGGAAATACCGAGCTGGCCCCGCCACGGTCTGGTCGGTGGGGGTCACGCTCTTTGAGCTGGTGTGCGGCTACCTCCCCTTCCGCAGGAAGAGGGCACTCGTTTATGGCCACTATAAATTCCCACCATGGGTCTCTCCAA AAGATTGA